A window of the Roseovarius sp. S88 genome harbors these coding sequences:
- a CDS encoding lysophospholipid acyltransferase family protein — protein sequence MRQDRHIARDISYAYSAQTRGGRAMIRTMENLTGRIRLIKRAEGYEHEVAAGRDFWQVMVERYGLSLEVTGGSLANIPAEGPLILIANHPYGILDGLMMGHILSQTRGDFRILANSVFRKAEDLNRVVLPVSFDETKEAVALNLQTRKTALNYLGQGGAIGIFPGGTVSTGARPFGQPLDPSWRSFTARMIAKSGGKVVPIYFEGHTSRLFQVASHLHSTLRMGLLIKEFGKRVDTPVEVVIGKPIAQHELAERATDAKSLMAFLRHKTYELANGAVDPNALGFEFE from the coding sequence ATGCGCCAGGATCGCCATATCGCACGCGACATCAGCTACGCCTATTCCGCGCAAACGCGCGGTGGTCGGGCGATGATCCGCACGATGGAGAACCTGACGGGACGCATCCGCCTGATCAAACGCGCCGAGGGTTATGAGCATGAGGTCGCGGCAGGCCGTGATTTCTGGCAGGTGATGGTTGAACGCTACGGCCTGAGCCTTGAGGTCACAGGCGGGAGCCTTGCCAACATTCCCGCTGAAGGCCCTCTTATTTTGATCGCTAATCACCCTTACGGCATTCTTGATGGCCTGATGATGGGCCACATCCTGAGCCAGACGCGGGGAGACTTTCGCATTCTGGCCAATTCGGTGTTTCGCAAGGCTGAAGATCTCAACCGAGTGGTTCTTCCGGTGAGTTTTGATGAAACCAAAGAGGCTGTGGCCCTCAACCTTCAGACAAGAAAAACTGCACTCAACTATTTGGGTCAAGGTGGTGCCATCGGCATTTTCCCCGGCGGTACCGTCAGCACGGGCGCACGCCCTTTCGGGCAACCGCTTGATCCCAGCTGGCGCAGTTTTACTGCTCGTATGATTGCGAAATCGGGGGGCAAGGTGGTGCCTATCTACTTCGAAGGTCATACCAGCCGATTGTTCCAGGTGGCCAGCCATCTGCATTCGACCTTGCGAATGGGGCTGTTGATCAAAGAGTTTGGCAAACGGGTCGACACACCTGTTGAGGTGGTCATCGGCAAGCCAATTGCGCAACATGAACTTGCTGAGCGCGCCACAGACGCGAAATCCCTCATGGCCTTTTTGCGCCATAAGACGTATGAGCTTGCCAATGGCGCGGTTGATCCCAACGCGCTTGGGTTTGAATTCGAATAA
- a CDS encoding indolepyruvate ferredoxin oxidoreductase family protein encodes MSDQKISLNDRLNLEKSPILLNGTQALVRLMLTQAARDKAAGHNTAGYVTGYRGSPLGAVDMQMARAEKTLAEANVTFQPGLNEDLAATALWGTQQAELRGEGKYDGVFGLWYGKGPGVDRTGDVMRHANMAGTSPLGGVLMAMGDDHTGESSTVCHQSDWAMVDTYMPVLSPAGVQEILDFGLYGFALSRFAGVWCGLKTMKDTVEVTSVVDGRTDRMSFVTPEFEMPEGGLNIRLADHWIAQEARMIDHKRFAAEAFSHANKIDRRMMGKPGAKIGFVAAGKNWLDLVHALDLLGIDADEAERLGLTTYKVGQTFPMDMKGFDEWAETLDLIVVVEEKRKLIEIQIKEAIFDNRQGRRVYGWYKGGAGGLHEEELFPTRMALDPVMVAEKIGGILVEEGRGTDRVKVGLQAIEETKKADNAKDMATRLPYFCAGCPHNSSTKLPEGSRAYAGIGCHFMVQWMDRDTVGFTHMGGEGANWVGEAPFSKRDHVFQNLGDGTYNHSGVQAIRAALAAGTNITYKILFNDAVAMTGGQGNEGGLSPGRIARELQAMGVAHVAVVFDAKEEPRKSDFPSGIGWHERSELSEVQEKFQNIKGVSAIVYIQTCAAEKRRRRKRGSFPDPDKRVFINSDVCEGCGDCGVQSNCVAIVPKGTELGRKRAIDQSSCNKDFSCVKGFCPSFVTLEGAKIRKDAAVDLELPYIAPPALPKIKGTYNVVITGVGGTGVVTIGAVMAQAAQIDGKGAGMMEMAGLAQKGGAVHVHCRLAESPEDISAIRVATGECDALIGGDLVVSAGAKTLGLTRQGRTGAVVNSHEIITGAFTQDTEFTIPSDRLQLALEARLQKDVHFFDAHELARASMGDAIYANMLVFGAAWQKGLVPLSKASIDEAIELNGAAVEQNLRAFEIGRWAATHPDDAMKLYTAELVQKPKTLEEKIAFRVDHLTAYQGPRLAKRYRKLVDGIEDVRVKEAVAQGYHKLLSYKDEYEVARLLLSSRNKAEEEFSGSFKMTYHLAPPVLGGKGPDGRPKKREFGTWVETPLRLLTKLKRLRGTPFDLFGYNSERRMERKLIRQYQKDMAKTLSKLDDQTRDAIIALAELPLQIRGFGPVKAANARKAAKQREDLLALIKSGGTPLSQAAE; translated from the coding sequence ATGAGTGATCAGAAGATATCTCTCAATGATCGGCTGAATCTTGAGAAATCACCCATTTTGCTGAATGGAACACAGGCGCTTGTGCGGCTGATGCTGACGCAGGCCGCGCGGGATAAGGCGGCGGGTCACAACACAGCTGGCTATGTGACCGGTTATCGCGGCTCTCCGCTGGGTGCTGTCGATATGCAAATGGCTCGCGCCGAAAAAACCCTGGCAGAGGCCAATGTGACATTCCAGCCGGGTCTCAACGAAGATCTCGCGGCTACAGCGCTTTGGGGCACGCAGCAAGCCGAATTGCGCGGTGAAGGCAAATATGACGGCGTCTTTGGCCTTTGGTACGGCAAGGGGCCGGGTGTGGATCGCACAGGCGATGTGATGCGTCATGCCAATATGGCTGGAACGTCCCCCCTTGGGGGTGTCCTTATGGCGATGGGAGACGATCACACCGGAGAAAGCTCGACCGTGTGTCATCAATCCGACTGGGCGATGGTCGATACCTATATGCCGGTCTTGTCGCCCGCAGGTGTTCAGGAAATCCTCGACTTTGGACTTTACGGCTTTGCGCTGTCTCGCTTTGCGGGGGTTTGGTGTGGACTGAAAACCATGAAAGACACGGTCGAAGTCACCAGCGTTGTGGACGGGCGCACCGACCGGATGTCTTTTGTCACGCCCGAGTTTGAGATGCCCGAAGGTGGATTGAACATCCGCCTCGCCGACCATTGGATCGCGCAGGAAGCGCGCATGATTGACCACAAACGCTTTGCCGCCGAGGCGTTTTCCCATGCCAACAAGATCGACAGGCGCATGATGGGCAAACCCGGGGCGAAGATCGGCTTTGTTGCGGCCGGTAAGAACTGGCTCGATCTTGTGCATGCGCTTGATTTACTGGGCATTGATGCGGATGAGGCAGAGCGTCTGGGCCTGACGACGTATAAGGTTGGGCAAACCTTTCCAATGGATATGAAAGGGTTCGATGAGTGGGCCGAAACGCTGGACCTCATCGTCGTGGTCGAGGAAAAACGCAAGCTCATCGAAATCCAGATTAAGGAAGCGATTTTTGACAACCGTCAGGGGCGCCGTGTTTACGGATGGTACAAAGGCGGGGCAGGCGGTCTGCATGAAGAAGAGCTCTTCCCAACCCGTATGGCGCTTGATCCTGTCATGGTTGCCGAAAAGATTGGCGGTATCCTTGTGGAGGAAGGACGCGGCACAGATCGCGTGAAGGTTGGCCTGCAAGCCATTGAAGAAACAAAGAAAGCTGATAACGCCAAGGACATGGCCACGCGCCTTCCTTATTTCTGTGCCGGGTGTCCGCATAACAGCTCAACCAAGCTGCCCGAAGGCAGTCGCGCATATGCCGGGATCGGCTGTCATTTCATGGTGCAATGGATGGACCGTGACACCGTTGGATTCACCCACATGGGCGGTGAAGGGGCCAACTGGGTCGGGGAAGCGCCGTTTTCCAAGCGTGATCATGTGTTCCAGAACCTCGGCGACGGCACCTACAACCATTCCGGTGTGCAGGCCATTCGTGCGGCTCTCGCGGCGGGGACGAACATCACCTACAAAATTCTTTTCAATGACGCCGTGGCCATGACAGGTGGGCAGGGCAATGAAGGTGGCTTGTCCCCAGGTCGCATTGCTCGGGAATTGCAGGCCATGGGGGTGGCGCATGTCGCGGTGGTGTTTGATGCCAAGGAGGAGCCACGCAAAAGCGACTTCCCGTCTGGCATTGGCTGGCATGAACGTTCTGAGCTGTCAGAGGTTCAGGAAAAATTTCAGAATATCAAGGGCGTGTCGGCCATTGTTTACATCCAGACCTGCGCCGCCGAGAAACGACGTCGCCGCAAGCGTGGCAGTTTCCCGGATCCAGACAAGCGGGTCTTCATCAACTCTGATGTGTGCGAAGGCTGCGGGGATTGCGGGGTGCAATCGAACTGCGTTGCGATCGTTCCGAAAGGTACCGAACTGGGCCGCAAACGAGCGATTGATCAATCCAGCTGCAACAAGGATTTCAGTTGTGTGAAGGGTTTCTGCCCGTCTTTCGTCACGCTGGAAGGTGCAAAAATCCGCAAAGATGCAGCTGTTGATCTTGAACTGCCGTACATCGCGCCACCGGCGCTGCCCAAGATCAAGGGAACTTATAACGTGGTGATCACCGGAGTCGGCGGCACGGGCGTTGTGACCATCGGGGCCGTGATGGCGCAGGCGGCTCAAATTGACGGCAAAGGCGCGGGTATGATGGAAATGGCTGGTCTGGCGCAAAAGGGCGGCGCGGTGCATGTGCACTGCCGCCTGGCCGAAAGTCCCGAGGACATCAGTGCCATTCGTGTGGCCACGGGCGAATGCGATGCGCTCATCGGCGGCGACCTTGTGGTCAGTGCGGGGGCCAAGACCCTTGGCCTGACACGCCAGGGACGTACCGGGGCCGTGGTTAACAGCCATGAGATCATCACAGGCGCCTTCACGCAGGATACGGAATTTACTATCCCGTCTGATCGCCTGCAGCTCGCGCTTGAGGCGCGACTGCAAAAAGACGTGCATTTCTTTGATGCGCATGAATTGGCGCGGGCAAGCATGGGGGATGCGATCTATGCCAATATGCTGGTCTTTGGCGCGGCCTGGCAAAAGGGGTTGGTGCCGCTCTCTAAAGCGTCGATTGACGAGGCGATTGAGCTGAACGGTGCTGCGGTTGAGCAAAACCTGCGGGCTTTTGAGATTGGACGATGGGCGGCCACGCATCCCGATGATGCAATGAAGCTATACACAGCCGAACTGGTGCAAAAACCGAAAACCCTGGAGGAAAAAATCGCGTTCCGCGTTGATCATTTGACCGCCTACCAGGGGCCGCGGCTGGCCAAGCGATATCGTAAACTGGTGGACGGGATCGAAGATGTTCGGGTTAAGGAGGCTGTGGCCCAAGGGTATCACAAGCTTTTGTCTTACAAAGATGAATATGAGGTCGCGCGGTTGTTGTTGTCGTCTCGGAACAAAGCGGAAGAAGAGTTTTCCGGCAGTTTCAAAATGACGTATCACCTCGCGCCGCCGGTCCTCGGTGGCAAGGGGCCTGACGGGCGCCCCAAGAAGCGTGAATTTGGCACATGGGTGGAAACCCCTTTGCGGTTATTGACCAAGCTGAAGCGCCTGCGTGGCACGCCATTTGATCTCTTTGGCTACAATTCAGAGCGACGCATGGAACGCAAATTGATCCGGCAATATCAAAAAGATATGGCTAAGACTTTATCCAAACTGGACGATCAAACACGCGACGCGATCATCGCATTGGCCGAATTGCCTTTGCAGATCCGCGGATTTGGTCCGGTGAAGGCGGCCAATGCTAGGAAAGCCGCCAAACAACGCGAGGATTTGCTGGCGCTGATCAAATCGGGTGGGACACCTCTGTCACAAGCTGCAGAGTGA
- a CDS encoding LysR family transcriptional regulator → MDWDKLRIFHAVADAGSLTHAGDQLHLSQSAVSRQVRALEESLNVTLFHRHARGLILTEQGELLFDATRAMMKRLDAATARIRDSEEEVFGELRVTTTIGFGTLWLAPRLPKLFEKYPDLNIDLMLEERVLDLPMREADVAIRMKEPSQADLIRKRLMSVHMCLFATPEYLQENGTPQEQQDLSNHRILCQNPRSAQVGAAATLVAELMTNDVTSMLTVNNYFGVLQGVLHNIGIGVLPDYLSRDFPDLVRVLPDVHSVEVPVFLAYPEELRHSQRIAAFRDFVQEEIVIYRKTMKAQSLTSA, encoded by the coding sequence ATGGATTGGGATAAATTACGGATTTTTCATGCGGTCGCAGATGCCGGAAGCCTCACCCATGCGGGCGATCAGCTTCATCTGTCGCAATCGGCCGTTTCAAGGCAAGTTCGCGCGTTGGAAGAATCACTCAATGTCACGCTGTTTCATCGTCACGCGCGCGGGTTGATCCTGACCGAACAGGGCGAGCTTCTGTTTGACGCCACACGCGCGATGATGAAACGATTGGATGCCGCCACCGCCCGTATTCGCGATAGCGAAGAAGAAGTGTTTGGCGAGCTGCGTGTGACAACCACGATCGGCTTTGGCACGCTTTGGTTGGCTCCGCGCCTGCCGAAACTCTTTGAGAAGTATCCCGATCTGAATATTGACCTCATGCTTGAAGAACGCGTGCTTGACCTGCCCATGCGCGAGGCGGATGTCGCCATTCGGATGAAAGAACCAAGCCAGGCCGATTTGATCCGCAAGCGGCTTATGAGCGTGCATATGTGCCTCTTTGCGACGCCAGAGTACCTGCAAGAAAATGGCACACCCCAGGAGCAACAAGACCTCAGCAATCACCGCATTCTATGCCAGAACCCGCGCTCGGCTCAGGTGGGCGCGGCCGCGACACTCGTGGCAGAGCTCATGACCAATGATGTGACCTCAATGCTGACCGTGAACAACTATTTCGGCGTTCTGCAGGGGGTGTTGCACAATATCGGCATTGGCGTCCTGCCTGACTATCTGAGTCGCGACTTTCCCGATCTGGTACGTGTCTTACCGGACGTGCATTCCGTAGAAGTCCCGGTTTTTCTCGCTTACCCCGAGGAATTGCGGCATTCGCAGCGCATCGCGGCGTTCCGGGATTTTGTTCAAGAAGAGATCGTGATTTATCGAAAAACGATGAAAGCACAATCCCTTACGTCTGCGTAA
- a CDS encoding GNAT family N-acetyltransferase yields the protein MTITLRKPSLDELPALSLLCQRSKAHWGYDAAFMKACEAELTLSDDTLDKPIMLAETGDEIAGVAQLVWEGSDMDLDRLYIDPPFIGQGVGRVLFDWCVTTAQGLDAARLLIDAEPNAVKFYEKMGAVQIGMRPSGSIPGRFLPQLEFVLR from the coding sequence ATGACCATCACGCTTAGAAAGCCGTCTTTGGATGAATTGCCCGCCCTTTCGCTACTCTGCCAGCGGTCAAAGGCGCATTGGGGGTATGACGCTGCCTTCATGAAGGCCTGCGAAGCAGAACTGACATTGAGTGACGACACACTCGACAAACCAATCATGCTGGCTGAAACAGGTGATGAAATTGCGGGCGTGGCGCAGCTTGTCTGGGAAGGGTCGGATATGGATCTCGACCGGCTCTATATTGACCCGCCCTTTATCGGCCAAGGTGTTGGGCGCGTCTTGTTTGACTGGTGTGTGACCACCGCGCAAGGCTTGGACGCCGCACGGCTTTTGATCGATGCGGAACCAAATGCCGTTAAGTTCTATGAGAAAATGGGCGCCGTTCAGATTGGGATGCGCCCGTCCGGCTCCATCCCAGGTCGGTTTCTGCCACAGCTGGAGTTTGTGCTTAGATAA
- a CDS encoding M24 family metallopeptidase, whose translation MAQHELGALLLTTEHDILYLTGFLTRFWQSPTRPWYLVVPARGKPVAVIPSIGAALMGRGWIEDIRTWPAPVPGDDGVSLLAQALKEVGGPVGIPSHLETHLRMPLADFEALKAQTQMSFGPDHGILANARAVKSEAEIAKIETICSVAGRAFARMGEIAGEGVPLSTVFRNFQRLLLEEGADWVPYLSGGAGPDGYDDVISPASDTPLKAGDVLMLDTGAMKDGYFCDYDRNFSVGQPSQEAANAHSRLMEAVAAGLETARPGACASDLWRAMADIVGGGETTGRLGHALGLQLTEGLSLIQADETELKPGMVITLEPGIETVEGRMMVHEENIVITTGAPRLLSPLAGSELTVI comes from the coding sequence ATGGCGCAACATGAGCTTGGCGCGCTACTTTTGACGACAGAACATGACATCCTGTACCTCACCGGCTTTTTGACCCGGTTCTGGCAAAGCCCGACGCGGCCTTGGTATCTGGTGGTCCCGGCCAGGGGCAAACCCGTTGCCGTCATCCCATCCATCGGGGCGGCGCTTATGGGGCGGGGGTGGATCGAGGATATTCGCACCTGGCCTGCGCCTGTGCCGGGGGATGATGGGGTGAGCCTATTAGCGCAGGCGCTGAAAGAGGTTGGTGGGCCGGTCGGCATCCCGTCGCATTTGGAAACGCATCTGCGTATGCCCTTGGCGGATTTTGAGGCGCTGAAGGCACAGACGCAGATGTCGTTCGGTCCAGACCACGGCATACTCGCAAACGCACGTGCGGTGAAATCCGAGGCCGAGATTGCCAAGATCGAAACCATTTGTTCGGTGGCTGGTCGTGCCTTTGCACGTATGGGTGAGATCGCGGGCGAAGGCGTTCCCCTCTCTACGGTATTTCGTAACTTCCAACGTCTTTTGCTCGAAGAAGGCGCGGACTGGGTGCCGTATCTTTCGGGCGGCGCCGGGCCAGACGGATACGACGATGTGATCTCACCGGCCAGTGACACGCCCCTGAAGGCAGGGGATGTGCTCATGCTAGACACTGGGGCGATGAAGGACGGGTACTTCTGCGACTATGACCGAAACTTTTCCGTGGGCCAGCCCTCACAAGAGGCCGCAAATGCGCATAGCCGCCTGATGGAGGCCGTGGCCGCTGGGTTGGAGACCGCACGTCCCGGCGCCTGTGCCAGTGATCTGTGGCGTGCAATGGCCGATATTGTTGGCGGAGGGGAGACTACCGGACGGCTGGGACATGCTTTGGGCCTGCAACTGACCGAAGGGCTTTCGCTCATTCAGGCCGATGAAACCGAGCTCAAGCCAGGAATGGTGATTACGTTAGAGCCTGGGATTGAAACGGTGGAGGGGCGTATGATGGTGCATGAAGAAAACATCGTCATAACAACCGGTGCACCCCGGCTGTTGTCACCTTTGGCGGGCAGCGAGTTGACCGTTATCTAA
- a CDS encoding pyridoxal-phosphate dependent enzyme, which yields MKIIQNPWRGKALPDDILNEIPMPSTDADAVEMLLQQCPSAGETPLVKASGLPGAVWIKDERARMGLGSFKALGAAYVIACEAVETEVEDLSSALTGRTYVTASAGNHGMSVAAGARIFGADAVIYLADTVPESFANRLRDKGARVVREGAEYETSVEAAMKAAEDNDWILLSDTSWPGYVMRPHRLMEGYLAMAAEATRQMPVVPTHIFLQAGVGGLAGACAAFFRKAWGDAPQILVVEPSEAPALQAAIEAGHFVTAEGGVSSMGRLDCKEASLIALKGLSRDADAFVTVTEAEAADVLPELASQSLATTESGGAGVAALRLMDLPEDAVSLCILSEMAQ from the coding sequence ATGAAGATCATCCAGAACCCGTGGCGGGGTAAAGCCTTGCCAGATGACATCCTGAACGAAATTCCGATGCCAAGCACGGACGCCGACGCCGTGGAGATGCTATTGCAACAATGCCCGTCGGCAGGTGAAACGCCGTTGGTCAAGGCCAGCGGATTACCGGGCGCAGTTTGGATCAAGGACGAGCGCGCACGCATGGGGCTTGGCAGCTTCAAGGCGCTTGGGGCGGCTTATGTGATTGCGTGTGAGGCCGTAGAGACAGAGGTCGAGGATCTCAGCTCGGCACTGACCGGACGAACATATGTGACCGCGAGCGCAGGCAACCACGGGATGTCCGTGGCCGCGGGCGCCCGCATATTTGGGGCGGATGCGGTGATCTATCTTGCCGATACGGTGCCAGAAAGCTTTGCGAATCGTCTGCGTGACAAAGGTGCGCGTGTGGTGCGGGAAGGGGCCGAATATGAGACTAGCGTCGAGGCTGCTATGAAAGCTGCCGAAGACAACGATTGGATTCTTTTGTCTGATACGTCCTGGCCGGGCTATGTGATGCGCCCGCACAGGTTAATGGAAGGTTACTTGGCCATGGCTGCCGAGGCCACGCGCCAGATGCCAGTGGTGCCCACCCATATCTTTTTGCAAGCCGGCGTCGGTGGCTTGGCTGGGGCCTGTGCAGCTTTTTTCCGCAAGGCTTGGGGCGATGCACCTCAGATACTAGTGGTGGAGCCATCAGAGGCCCCCGCACTTCAGGCCGCGATCGAGGCCGGGCATTTCGTCACGGCTGAGGGTGGCGTGTCGTCCATGGGGCGGCTGGACTGCAAGGAAGCATCTTTGATCGCACTGAAAGGTCTGTCCCGCGATGCCGATGCGTTTGTCACAGTCACAGAGGCTGAAGCTGCGGATGTTTTACCTGAACTGGCAAGCCAAAGTCTGGCGACAACAGAATCCGGCGGTGCAGGCGTTGCCGCTTTGCGTTTGATGGACCTGCCCGAGGACGCCGTTAGCCTGTGTATTCTCAGCGAGATGGCGCAGTGA
- the purL gene encoding phosphoribosylformylglycinamidine synthase subunit PurL: protein MQEPAITQELIEAHGLKPDEYDRILDIMGRTPTFTELGIFSAMWNEHCSYKSSKKWLRTLPTEGPQVICGPGENAGVIDIGDGQAVIFKMESHNHPSYIEPYQGAATGVGGILRDVFTMGARPIASMNSLSFGEPAHPKTRQLVHGVVEGIGGYGNCFGVPCAGGEVRFDPAYNGNCLVNAFAAGLADADKIFYSAASGVGMPVVYLGAKTGRDGVGGATMASAEFDESIEEKRPTVQVGDPFTEKRLMEATLELMATGAVISIQDMGAAGLTCSAVEMGDKGGLGVKLNLDDVPQREENMTAYEMMLSESQERMLMVLKPELEAEARAVFDKWDLDFAIVGETIAEDRFVIMHKGEVKADLPLATLSGSAPEYDRPWVEPEAAAPLDMASLPEIDPIDGLKALISAPNYCSRHWVYEQYDTMVMADSARLPGQGAGLIRVHGTDKLLAFTSDVTPRYVKANPKEGGKQAVAEAYRNLTAVGAVPLATTDNLNFGNPEKPEIMGQFVMAIKGIGEAVGALDMPIVSGNVSLYNETDGSAILPTPTIGAVGLIKSPQDAITGQAQEGHVAVVIGETSGHLGQSALLAELLGRVEGDAPAVDLAAEKRHGDFIRTHRDKIVACTDLGDGGLALAAFELAESAGVGVEIDTGDAGALFGEDQARYLLATTREHAETLVAVGADAGVPVSVVGRFTGNSVSFGGASAPLDDLSTTFREAFANTFA, encoded by the coding sequence ATGCAGGAACCGGCGATCACTCAGGAATTGATCGAAGCGCATGGGCTGAAGCCTGATGAGTATGACCGTATTCTCGACATCATGGGCCGCACGCCCACATTTACTGAACTTGGCATTTTCTCCGCAATGTGGAACGAGCATTGCTCTTATAAGTCCTCCAAGAAATGGCTGCGCACCCTGCCCACCGAAGGGCCACAGGTGATTTGCGGTCCCGGCGAAAATGCCGGTGTGATTGATATTGGTGACGGGCAAGCTGTGATCTTCAAAATGGAGAGCCACAACCACCCGTCTTACATTGAGCCTTATCAAGGCGCGGCCACCGGTGTGGGCGGTATTCTACGTGACGTCTTCACCATGGGCGCGCGGCCCATCGCCTCGATGAACTCGCTTTCCTTTGGTGAGCCTGCACATCCCAAGACACGCCAGCTTGTGCACGGTGTGGTCGAAGGCATTGGCGGCTACGGCAACTGTTTTGGCGTACCTTGTGCAGGCGGTGAGGTCCGATTTGATCCGGCTTATAACGGTAATTGCCTGGTGAATGCGTTTGCGGCGGGCCTCGCGGATGCGGACAAGATTTTCTATTCCGCCGCCTCGGGCGTGGGTATGCCCGTGGTCTATCTGGGGGCCAAAACTGGCCGCGATGGCGTCGGTGGGGCCACAATGGCCTCGGCCGAGTTTGACGAGAGCATCGAAGAAAAACGCCCAACCGTACAGGTGGGCGATCCTTTCACCGAGAAACGCTTGATGGAAGCCACGCTGGAGCTGATGGCCACGGGCGCTGTCATTTCCATTCAGGACATGGGCGCTGCAGGCCTGACCTGTTCAGCGGTCGAGATGGGCGACAAGGGCGGGCTTGGCGTCAAGCTCAACCTCGATGATGTGCCACAACGCGAAGAGAACATGACCGCTTATGAGATGATGCTTTCGGAAAGCCAGGAACGGATGCTCATGGTGCTCAAGCCCGAACTTGAGGCCGAGGCCCGCGCGGTGTTCGATAAATGGGACCTCGATTTTGCCATCGTGGGAGAGACGATTGCCGAAGACCGCTTTGTCATCATGCACAAGGGTGAGGTCAAAGCCGATCTGCCTCTTGCCACACTGTCAGGCAGCGCGCCGGAATATGACCGGCCTTGGGTCGAACCCGAGGCCGCCGCACCGCTGGACATGGCCAGTTTACCGGAGATTGACCCCATCGATGGCCTAAAAGCGCTCATCTCTGCGCCAAACTACTGTTCGCGCCATTGGGTCTATGAGCAATACGACACCATGGTCATGGCCGACAGCGCGCGCCTCCCCGGACAAGGTGCCGGACTGATCCGTGTGCATGGCACCGACAAGCTTTTGGCCTTCACCTCGGACGTGACCCCGCGTTATGTCAAGGCCAATCCCAAGGAAGGCGGAAAACAGGCGGTGGCCGAGGCCTATCGCAACCTCACTGCCGTGGGCGCGGTACCACTTGCCACAACCGACAACCTCAATTTCGGCAATCCCGAAAAGCCCGAGATCATGGGGCAGTTCGTAATGGCCATCAAAGGCATTGGCGAGGCCGTGGGCGCGCTCGACATGCCCATCGTGTCGGGCAACGTGTCGCTTTATAATGAAACCGACGGCTCTGCGATCCTGCCGACCCCAACGATTGGCGCGGTGGGTCTGATCAAATCGCCTCAAGACGCAATCACAGGACAGGCTCAAGAAGGGCATGTCGCCGTCGTGATCGGGGAAACCTCCGGTCATCTGGGCCAATCTGCGCTTCTGGCCGAACTTCTGGGCCGGGTTGAGGGTGACGCCCCCGCGGTGGATTTGGCCGCCGAAAAACGCCATGGCGATTTTATTCGCACGCATCGTGACAAGATCGTGGCTTGCACAGACCTCGGAGATGGCGGATTGGCTTTGGCCGCATTTGAATTGGCCGAAAGCGCGGGCGTCGGCGTTGAGATTGACACAGGTGACGCAGGCGCGCTCTTTGGCGAGGATCAGGCGAGATATCTTCTGGCCACGACACGTGAACATGCCGAAACCCTTGTCGCAGTGGGAGCAGACGCAGGCGTGCCTGTTTCAGTTGTCGGCCGGTTCACCGGCAACTCGGTCAGCTTCGGTGGTGCATCTGCGCCATTGGATGACCTCAGCACCACATTCCGCGAGGCATTTGCCAACACCTTCGCCTGA
- a CDS encoding type III secretion system chaperone, translated as MLRFLFSLAVIAFPLALTAQEAEPEITPEKTTPEIQSELEAPMTLERLDEIVRVLDPEAVSDGRRWRLTIADTPVLIITDPNNDRMRALTPVKKVEELEDGAFKRMMQANFDSALDGRYAIANDMVWATYIHPLAALEKDQLISGLGQIINLSKSYGTLYSGGAMQFGGGDSGALQRELIDELLKKGEEI; from the coding sequence ATGCTCCGTTTTCTGTTTTCTCTGGCTGTCATAGCCTTTCCGCTTGCCCTAACGGCACAAGAGGCTGAGCCAGAAATTACTCCAGAGAAGACCACACCGGAGATTCAATCAGAATTAGAAGCACCGATGACACTGGAGCGGCTGGATGAAATTGTGCGCGTGCTCGACCCTGAGGCTGTTTCAGACGGAAGACGTTGGCGGCTGACAATAGCCGACACGCCGGTGTTGATCATCACGGACCCCAACAACGATCGGATGCGTGCATTGACCCCGGTGAAAAAAGTTGAAGAGCTTGAGGACGGCGCGTTCAAACGCATGATGCAGGCCAATTTCGACAGCGCATTGGACGGGCGCTACGCCATTGCCAACGATATGGTCTGGGCAACCTATATCCATCCTCTTGCGGCATTGGAGAAAGATCAGTTGATCTCAGGCCTAGGGCAAATCATCAACCTCTCAAAAAGCTATGGAACCCTTTATTCCGGCGGTGCCATGCAGTTTGGCGGCGGAGACAGCGGCGCTTTGCAGCGTGAGCTGATTGATGAGCTTTTGAAAAAAGGCGAAGAGATTTAA
- a CDS encoding BolA family transcriptional regulator: protein MPMQAQEIEDLIRETFPEAKITITDLAGDGNHYAAEVIDESFRGKNRVQQQRAVYTALKGKMDGPSGDLHALALTTKAPD from the coding sequence ATGCCGATGCAAGCGCAGGAAATCGAAGACCTGATCCGCGAAACCTTTCCTGAGGCCAAGATTACCATCACCGATCTTGCCGGTGACGGGAACCACTATGCCGCCGAGGTAATCGACGAGAGCTTTCGTGGCAAAAACCGTGTGCAACAGCAACGCGCCGTCTATACCGCACTCAAAGGCAAAATGGACGGACCATCCGGCGATCTGCACGCCCTGGCGCTGACAACGAAGGCGCCTGATTGA